Proteins encoded within one genomic window of Leptolyngbya sp. SIO1E4:
- a CDS encoding helix-turn-helix transcriptional regulator, whose translation MTVSARPITSELPLLETKLYLPKWSADRVSRPRLIDRIHPQRTLTLVSAPAGFGKTTLLAEWVAAVPTRPVAWVSLDQSDNDPAFFWTYLITALQKIQPSLGERSLALLQSPQPPPIESVLMTLLNELTAVAEDCVLILDDYHAIATQAIHEGIGFLLGHLPPQMHLIIASRADPPLSLARLRSHGELTELRAIDLRFTPDEAAAFLNQVMGLEISAAEVSALENRTEGWIAGLQLAALSLQGREDLPGFIAAFSGDDRYIVDYLLEEVLQRQPDRVRRFLLQTAILDRLSGSLCDAVTDHDGGQEMLATLERGNLFIIPLDNKRQWYRYHHLFADVLQAHALMEWPERIPSLHRRASEWYEQNGLFADGIRHALAAQDFERAAGLIERIWPTMRRRQRETTVLGWITSLPDSLIRNRPVLSVAYALVLLNDGQLDAVESRLQDAERCLEADSQEPLAVERIVVDDAQLQSLPASIANARAYRAQALRDVSGTIAYAQQALELLPEDEEYERGTTAALLGLAYWTSGRPEAGYRSFAEGLAIFKQMGLTQIAIGGTLLLAQMSIAQGRLHRAMNICEQSLQLAKEQGGPVLAGTPELYLALSEVRYEQGDLAAASQLLLSGETLRQQASLSGVKYLWWVVQARLTAAEGDLETALDQLHEAERLYSRTSMPVPDVRPIAALRTQLWVRQGRLTEALSWVSDGPFGPVFDHRNLSVDDELSYLHEYEHLTLAKILIAQYRRDGTDELMHQAVELLTRLLAAAEAQERTGSIIEVLVVQALAYESQGDLTRAVPTLERALTLAEPEGYVRIFAEHGTPMVRLLQAALTRGITPTYTQRLLLAAETWGQQPKESTHPPIYPSTPQPLIEPLSQRELEVLRLLNTELTGPEIARELVVALSTVRTHTKRIYSKLNVTNRRAAVKRAAELDLI comes from the coding sequence ATGACTGTCTCGGCGAGACCGATTACTTCAGAACTCCCTCTACTGGAGACTAAGCTCTACCTTCCCAAATGGTCTGCTGACCGAGTCTCGCGGCCGAGGCTCATTGATCGCATCCACCCGCAGCGCACATTAACCCTGGTCTCAGCCCCAGCCGGGTTTGGCAAAACGACGCTGTTAGCAGAATGGGTCGCAGCCGTACCCACGAGACCCGTTGCCTGGGTTTCCTTAGATCAGAGTGACAATGATCCAGCTTTTTTCTGGACCTATCTGATCACCGCTCTGCAGAAAATTCAACCCAGCTTAGGTGAGCGATCGCTCGCGTTACTGCAATCACCCCAGCCACCCCCCATCGAGTCGGTCTTGATGACATTGCTCAATGAACTGACTGCCGTTGCAGAGGATTGTGTCCTAATTTTGGATGATTACCATGCGATCGCAACCCAGGCAATTCATGAAGGGATCGGCTTTTTGCTCGGCCATCTGCCTCCCCAAATGCATCTAATTATTGCCAGCCGGGCCGATCCGCCTTTATCTCTAGCGCGTTTAAGGTCCCATGGAGAATTGACCGAACTCAGGGCGATCGATCTGCGGTTCACACCGGATGAAGCAGCGGCTTTTCTCAACCAGGTAATGGGGTTGGAAATTTCGGCAGCGGAAGTTTCTGCTTTGGAAAACCGGACAGAAGGCTGGATTGCCGGGCTGCAACTGGCGGCGCTATCCCTGCAAGGGCGGGAAGATCTTCCTGGCTTCATCGCAGCCTTCTCGGGGGACGATCGCTACATTGTGGACTATCTGCTGGAAGAAGTTCTCCAGCGGCAACCTGATCGCGTCCGCCGCTTTTTGCTGCAAACCGCTATTTTGGATCGTTTGAGCGGTTCTCTATGCGATGCTGTCACCGATCATGACGGCGGCCAGGAAATGCTGGCAACGCTAGAGCGTGGCAACCTGTTTATCATTCCATTGGATAACAAGCGCCAGTGGTACCGTTACCATCACCTATTTGCCGATGTGCTTCAGGCCCATGCCCTGATGGAGTGGCCAGAACGCATACCCAGCCTGCACAGACGAGCCAGTGAATGGTACGAGCAAAATGGGTTGTTCGCTGATGGGATTCGTCATGCCCTAGCGGCCCAAGATTTTGAGCGGGCGGCGGGGCTCATCGAACGGATATGGCCCACCATGCGTCGGCGTCAGCGGGAAACCACGGTGTTGGGCTGGATCACGTCACTGCCTGACTCCCTGATTCGCAACCGACCCGTCCTCAGCGTTGCCTACGCCCTAGTGCTGTTGAACGATGGCCAGTTAGACGCGGTTGAATCTCGCCTGCAAGATGCAGAACGATGCCTGGAAGCAGATTCACAGGAACCGCTGGCGGTTGAGAGAATTGTAGTGGACGACGCACAGCTGCAGTCTTTACCCGCCTCCATCGCCAATGCCCGTGCCTATCGGGCTCAAGCGCTTAGGGATGTATCTGGTACTATAGCTTACGCTCAGCAGGCCCTCGAGCTGTTGCCAGAAGATGAGGAGTACGAGCGAGGCACAACCGCTGCCCTGCTGGGGCTCGCCTACTGGACCAGCGGCAGGCCAGAAGCCGGCTACCGTTCCTTTGCTGAGGGACTGGCAATTTTCAAGCAGATGGGGCTCACTCAGATTGCCATTGGTGGCACCTTGCTCCTGGCACAGATGAGCATAGCCCAGGGGCGTCTCCACCGGGCAATGAATATTTGTGAGCAGTCCTTACAGTTGGCAAAAGAGCAGGGCGGCCCGGTGCTGGCTGGCACGCCAGAACTGTATTTGGCCTTGAGTGAAGTGCGCTACGAACAAGGCGATCTGGCGGCTGCTAGCCAGCTGTTGCTGAGCGGTGAAACGCTACGTCAGCAGGCTTCGCTATCGGGGGTCAAATATCTTTGGTGGGTGGTGCAGGCACGATTAACAGCCGCCGAGGGCGATCTAGAGACCGCCCTCGACCAGCTTCACGAGGCGGAGCGGCTCTACTCCCGAACGTCTATGCCAGTTCCAGATGTGCGCCCGATCGCAGCGTTGAGGACACAGCTGTGGGTGAGGCAAGGCAGACTAACGGAAGCCCTGAGTTGGGTGAGCGATGGCCCTTTCGGGCCGGTCTTTGACCATCGCAATCTGTCGGTAGATGATGAGCTGAGCTATCTACATGAATACGAACATCTCACCCTGGCGAAAATCCTGATCGCTCAGTATCGGCGCGATGGCACAGATGAGTTAATGCATCAGGCTGTTGAACTCTTGACTCGATTGCTGGCTGCCGCAGAAGCTCAGGAGCGCACAGGTAGCATCATCGAAGTTCTGGTGGTTCAGGCATTGGCGTATGAGTCGCAAGGGGATTTAACGAGGGCAGTCCCGACGCTAGAACGCGCCTTAACCCTAGCCGAACCCGAGGGCTATGTTCGCATATTTGCCGAACACGGAACCCCGATGGTGCGACTGCTGCAAGCTGCCCTGACTCGCGGCATCACCCCTACCTACACCCAGCGACTGTTGCTCGCTGCCGAAACCTGGGGGCAGCAGCCTAAAGAGTCCACCCATCCACCCATCTACCCATCCACCCCTCAACCCCTCATCGAACCCCTCAGCCAAAGGGAACTGGAAGTACTCCGATTACTCAACACCGAACTCACTGGTCCCGAAATTGCCCGTGAGCTGGTCGTAGCCTTGAGTACCGTGCGCACCCATACCAAGCGCATTTACAGCAAACTCAATGTCACCAATCGGCGCGCCGCTGTGAAACGAGCCGCAGAGCTAGATCTGATTTAG
- a CDS encoding dienelactone hydrolase family protein, which yields MRDFHAFEFKRDGFPPRQVFRKGNGPAVVLMHELPGMIPSCVDLARRIAAAGFTVYMPLLFGEPDTPFSIPGTLGFVGQVCISQEFYCFAKQQSSPITQWLRALCRKAHDDCGGPGVGVIGMCLTGGFVLSLMADPSVIAPVASQPSLPISITPAHKRALGISETELEQAQARARAGVPLLALRFSEDTTSPAERMESLRETFGGTPEVVQEDEQLCWKRGNAIETIEIKSGPGNPFNISKTSHAVLTLAYREVGHPAHTVFERVIEFMRSQMQKTEVGASTT from the coding sequence ATGAGAGATTTTCACGCATTCGAATTTAAGAGAGATGGCTTTCCACCCAGGCAAGTCTTCAGAAAGGGAAACGGACCTGCTGTGGTTCTCATGCATGAACTGCCAGGCATGATTCCTAGCTGCGTTGACCTCGCTCGACGCATTGCAGCAGCTGGTTTCACCGTCTACATGCCCCTGCTGTTTGGAGAACCTGACACACCATTTTCTATTCCAGGAACGCTAGGCTTTGTGGGGCAGGTTTGTATTAGCCAAGAGTTCTATTGTTTTGCCAAACAGCAATCTAGTCCGATTACCCAGTGGTTGAGGGCGCTCTGCCGCAAAGCCCACGACGACTGCGGAGGGCCAGGTGTTGGCGTCATCGGCATGTGTTTAACGGGGGGGTTTGTGCTCTCACTGATGGCGGACCCGTCGGTGATCGCTCCGGTGGCTAGTCAGCCGTCCTTACCCATCAGCATTACCCCAGCCCATAAGCGAGCACTAGGAATCTCAGAGACGGAACTTGAGCAGGCCCAGGCTAGAGCTCGTGCTGGGGTTCCCCTGCTTGCCCTAAGATTCTCTGAAGACACCACCAGTCCTGCAGAAAGGATGGAAAGCCTGAGAGAAACGTTTGGCGGGACGCCAGAGGTTGTCCAAGAGGATGAGCAGCTATGCTGGAAACGGGGCAACGCCATTGAGACTATCGAGATTAAATCTGGCCCAGGGAATCCCTTTAATATCTCTAAGACCTCCCATGCGGTGCTAACGCTGGCCTATCGAGAAGTCGGACACCCAGCACACACCGTCTTTGAACGGGTCATTGAGTTTATGCGATCGCAGATGCAGAAGACAGAAGTCGGGGCCTCGACTACATAA
- a CDS encoding MFS transporter, protein MHTFLIIWLGQFASLLGSEMTNFAIAIWAWEVTGQATPLSFILVVTQIPRLLISPFAGIWVDRFNRKHLMLLGDTVAGLSTIMLLALFLTNHLQIWHLYVSGATNGLFGYIQGLAHSTSMSLIVPKQHYARASAFESLQMSGSYIFAPAMAGAFYNITGLSGILIVDLITFGVAFTSLNVVSIPQPTEQRSHQSASSETVIQRLTFGIRYLWKRPKLKVFLSFILIINIINSISLTILPAMLLAHSGNNPRFVGVLFSFFGVGGLLGGVTLSIWGGPKRRIHGLLIPEVVSKTALIILALAQQNVVKIGTALVSGFCAPFPMSCSKAIWRSQVEPEVQGRVFAARFLLTRLFIPLGAMISGPLADHVFEPAMQPGGALAKPFGNILGVGLGAGMALQMLLFASFGVLVSLGGYGVRRLRQVEDATWNALKGE, encoded by the coding sequence GTGCACACTTTTCTGATCATTTGGCTAGGTCAATTCGCCTCCCTTCTAGGCTCTGAGATGACCAACTTTGCCATCGCTATCTGGGCTTGGGAGGTTACTGGCCAAGCGACTCCTCTTTCTTTCATCCTGGTTGTGACACAAATCCCCAGACTGTTAATTTCCCCCTTTGCAGGCATTTGGGTTGATCGCTTTAATCGCAAACATCTTATGCTACTGGGCGACACAGTGGCAGGGCTATCCACTATTATGCTGCTAGCCTTGTTCTTGACTAACCATCTTCAAATCTGGCATCTCTATGTTTCTGGCGCGACTAATGGGTTGTTCGGCTACATTCAGGGATTAGCGCACTCAACTTCAATGTCGTTGATTGTTCCGAAGCAACACTATGCTCGGGCCTCAGCATTTGAATCGTTGCAAATGTCAGGTAGCTACATTTTTGCCCCTGCTATGGCTGGAGCTTTTTATAACATTACTGGTCTAAGCGGTATCCTCATTGTCGATCTTATTACATTTGGGGTGGCTTTTACATCTCTCAACGTTGTTTCTATCCCACAGCCAACTGAGCAGCGATCACATCAATCAGCCTCTTCTGAAACGGTTATACAGCGACTCACATTCGGCATTCGTTATTTATGGAAACGTCCCAAACTGAAGGTATTTTTAAGCTTCATCTTGATTATTAACATTATCAACAGTATTAGCCTCACAATTTTGCCTGCGATGTTACTAGCTCATAGTGGCAACAACCCTAGATTTGTCGGGGTACTTTTTTCCTTTTTTGGCGTTGGTGGACTTTTAGGAGGAGTAACTCTCAGCATTTGGGGAGGACCAAAGCGGCGGATTCATGGTTTGTTGATACCTGAAGTGGTTTCGAAAACGGCGCTGATTATATTAGCTCTAGCTCAACAGAACGTCGTCAAAATTGGGACAGCTTTAGTGAGTGGATTTTGTGCGCCATTTCCCATGAGCTGTAGTAAAGCTATTTGGCGATCGCAGGTAGAGCCAGAGGTGCAAGGGCGTGTATTTGCCGCGCGATTTTTGCTTACACGATTATTTATCCCCCTAGGGGCTATGATTTCAGGGCCATTAGCCGATCACGTCTTTGAGCCAGCAATGCAACCTGGAGGTGCTCTTGCTAAGCCCTTTGGCAATATCCTTGGCGTTGGCCTTGGAGCAGGAATGGCGCTACAGATGTTGCTGTTTGCGAGTTTTGGTGTGTTGGTTTCCCTAGGAGGATATGGAGTACGTAGGCTACGACAGGTCGAAGACGCGACTTGGAATGCTCTGAAGGGAGAGTAA
- a CDS encoding TonB-dependent receptor encodes MEKWLSGFSLFSLLILASGQGAKAQALTGQFASEVEVASETDTQAVNLLSPTPPLPHSEFPQPATTVAEWMAQIEASRVQITNVRVESTDAGLQLILETADGELAAPTETVSGNALVAEIPNAVLALPEGDEFQQFEPAEGIALVQVTGLPGDRVQVVITGTDAVPVAEVSTAETGLTLSIVPGIALADVADDEALRVVVEGEEGNRYVEPNATTATRTDTPLRDIPQSIQVIPQEVLEDQQVLRLNDALRNVSGVVTSINSPRSQGFLVRGFNNASILRDGFRIIFGSNGNLGSAELSNLERIEVLKGPTSILSGVVEPGGAINLVSKQPLSEPAYDIGVRLGNRRLIEPSLDLTGPLTADGQLSYRLNALVRREEYFRDFDESITRSFVAPVLRWNISDRTDLTIRLEYTDETRPDDNGLLALGDRVADIPFDRNLGEPGDFAESETLRVGYDFEHRFSDNWRIRNAFRYTESDVFTFGAFTGFGPLNETTGDLNRIFRVIDQRSEIYELQTNIVGEFNTGTIAHKVLLGVDLFRRDEQSLSLGDPTPVPINIFNPVYGATQDNTLFLLDDRDTRQDGLGIYLQDQVTLAENLKLLLGIRYESVEQETTRNPNAFNPNTSTSSQDDEAFIPRVGIVYQPIEPVSLYASYAESFIPNRGADAQGVPLEPEEGQQFEVGVRAELLEGRLVANLALFDITKQNVATPDPNDLLAQIAIGEQRSQGIELDVAGEILPGWNIIANYAYTDTEITESNDVNSPEGSRLAGAPEHNFNLWTRYNIQSGSLEGLGLGLGFNYVGERFGDNANSFRLDDYFLTNAAISYERDNWQAALNFRNLFDVDYIEASTGTGRLFNIYPGEGFTVIGSFSIGF; translated from the coding sequence ATGGAAAAGTGGTTATCGGGTTTTAGCCTGTTCAGCCTGTTGATTCTGGCGAGCGGGCAAGGCGCAAAAGCGCAAGCGCTGACGGGTCAGTTCGCATCTGAGGTAGAAGTCGCCAGCGAAACAGACACCCAAGCAGTCAATTTGCTCTCCCCCACTCCCCCACTCCCCCACTCCGAATTCCCTCAACCCGCCACCACCGTTGCCGAATGGATGGCTCAAATCGAGGCATCGCGGGTGCAAATTACCAATGTGCGGGTGGAATCAACCGATGCAGGCTTGCAATTAATTTTAGAAACAGCGGATGGTGAACTGGCGGCCCCGACAGAAACGGTGTCAGGCAATGCCTTAGTTGCCGAGATCCCTAATGCGGTACTGGCCCTGCCAGAGGGTGATGAGTTTCAGCAGTTTGAACCGGCTGAGGGCATCGCGTTGGTGCAGGTAACTGGGTTGCCGGGTGATCGAGTGCAGGTGGTGATCACCGGAACAGATGCAGTCCCAGTAGCTGAGGTCAGTACAGCTGAAACTGGGCTGACGCTAAGCATAGTGCCCGGCATTGCCCTGGCAGACGTAGCAGACGACGAGGCCCTGAGAGTAGTGGTAGAAGGCGAAGAAGGGAATCGTTACGTAGAACCCAATGCCACCACGGCGACCCGTACCGATACGCCACTGCGAGATATTCCCCAATCGATTCAGGTGATTCCTCAGGAAGTTCTGGAAGACCAGCAGGTGCTGCGTTTAAACGATGCCTTGCGTAACGTCAGTGGTGTAGTCACGTCTATAAACTCGCCTCGCTCGCAGGGTTTTTTAGTGCGTGGTTTTAATAATGCCTCGATTTTGCGCGATGGCTTTCGAATCATTTTTGGTAGTAATGGTAACTTGGGCTCCGCAGAACTTTCTAATTTGGAGAGGATAGAGGTACTGAAGGGACCCACCTCAATTTTGTCTGGAGTTGTGGAACCTGGTGGAGCGATTAACCTCGTCAGTAAGCAGCCGCTAAGTGAGCCGGCCTACGATATTGGTGTGCGGTTAGGGAATCGCCGTTTAATTGAACCCAGCTTAGATTTGACCGGTCCTTTAACCGCAGACGGCCAATTGAGCTATCGACTCAATGCCTTAGTGCGCCGTGAAGAGTATTTCCGTGATTTTGACGAGTCAATTACTCGGTCCTTTGTTGCTCCAGTTTTGCGCTGGAATATTAGTGATCGCACTGACCTAACAATCCGGTTAGAATACACAGACGAAACCCGCCCTGATGACAACGGCTTGCTTGCGTTAGGCGACCGTGTGGCTGATATTCCCTTCGACCGAAATTTAGGAGAACCAGGGGACTTTGCAGAATCGGAAACTCTGCGGGTGGGCTATGATTTTGAACACCGCTTTAGCGATAATTGGCGAATTCGCAATGCTTTTCGATATACCGAGAGTGATGTCTTTACATTTGGAGCTTTTACTGGTTTCGGCCCGCTGAATGAAACGACGGGAGATTTAAACCGGATCTTTAGGGTTATCGATCAGCGCAGTGAAATTTATGAGCTGCAAACAAACATAGTAGGAGAATTCAACACAGGCACCATTGCCCACAAGGTATTGCTTGGGGTAGATTTATTTCGCCGTGATGAACAATCACTGTCTCTTGGCGACCCCACTCCTGTGCCGATTAATATCTTTAATCCCGTTTATGGAGCAACACAAGATAATACATTATTTCTTTTGGACGATAGAGACACTAGACAAGATGGTTTAGGCATTTATCTGCAAGACCAAGTCACCTTAGCCGAGAATCTAAAGCTGCTCTTGGGCATTCGCTACGAAAGTGTAGAGCAGGAGACCACTAGAAATCCCAATGCCTTTAATCCAAACACATCCACAAGCAGTCAGGACGACGAAGCCTTTATTCCTCGGGTAGGGATCGTTTATCAACCGATTGAGCCAGTGTCGCTCTATGCTAGCTATGCTGAGTCTTTTATTCCGAATCGCGGAGCCGATGCCCAGGGAGTGCCGTTAGAACCAGAGGAGGGGCAACAATTTGAGGTTGGTGTCAGGGCTGAACTTTTGGAAGGGAGACTGGTTGCTAATCTAGCCTTATTCGACATCACCAAACAAAATGTTGCGACCCCTGACCCAAATGATCTCCTAGCGCAAATTGCGATTGGTGAGCAACGCAGTCAAGGTATTGAGTTGGATGTTGCTGGAGAGATTTTGCCTGGCTGGAATATCATCGCCAACTATGCCTATACCGACACCGAGATCACTGAAAGCAACGATGTCAATTCTCCAGAAGGTAGCCGATTAGCGGGCGCACCGGAGCATAATTTCAACCTGTGGACTAGGTATAACATTCAATCTGGTTCTTTGGAGGGATTAGGACTTGGCCTTGGATTCAACTATGTGGGTGAACGTTTTGGCGATAATGCCAATAGCTTCAGGTTGGATGACTACTTCCTCACCAATGCAGCGATTTCCTATGAGCGAGACAACTGGCAAGCAGCGCTGAATTTTCGGAACTTATTTGATGTGGACTATATAGAGGCATCCACAGGGACGGGCCGCTTGTTCAATATTTACCCAGGGGAAGGCTTTACGGTGATTGGCTCTTTCTCCATTGGGTTTTGA
- a CDS encoding aminotransferase class III-fold pyridoxal phosphate-dependent enzyme has product MQPNKSESPGKLNLQQQSYLEAFITRYTKRTQTSKQLMSTYRPVLADDRGQGEFFFPIKEMIYPLFGKRSQGSKIWDADGNEYIDLTMSFGISLFGHNPQFLQEAFKDQLEQGIQLGMTAETAGEVAKLICEFTQMERVAFCGTRTEAVIMALRLARAATGRNKIVLFEGAYHGNSDGVLAINQTNEGNSQVVSIAPGITPNSVKDVLILEYDNPRSLEVMEAHKHELAAVLVEPVQSQRSDRLDLQPQAFLQQLRKLTQESEIALIFDETVFGFRIHPGGTQAWFNIEADLAIYGKPVGGGMPIGIVAGKAIYMDRIDGGVWNYGDMSYPQAKKTVFGSTYSCHPLSMAAALSVLKHLQAKGPTLQQKLNQRTSEFVKTVNDYFTTEKLPFQFKYFGSRFGITLMGGLSVSKNPAILVGMALIRYHLFDRGVYLRGNCGSLSTAHTTQDFDYVLQAIGDSVSSLREGNFLPG; this is encoded by the coding sequence ATGCAACCTAATAAATCAGAATCACCCGGGAAATTGAACCTCCAACAACAGAGTTACCTTGAGGCTTTTATAACGCGCTACACTAAGCGAACCCAGACCTCGAAGCAACTTATGTCAACCTATCGGCCAGTTCTAGCAGATGATAGGGGCCAGGGAGAATTCTTTTTCCCTATCAAGGAGATGATTTATCCCCTGTTTGGAAAACGCTCTCAAGGATCCAAAATATGGGATGCAGATGGGAATGAATATATAGATTTAACTATGAGTTTTGGAATTTCTCTCTTTGGCCATAATCCTCAATTTCTCCAAGAGGCATTTAAAGATCAACTAGAGCAAGGAATACAGCTTGGAATGACGGCGGAAACTGCTGGTGAAGTTGCTAAATTGATCTGTGAATTTACACAGATGGAACGGGTCGCTTTCTGCGGTACGCGTACAGAAGCGGTGATTATGGCATTGCGTTTGGCAAGAGCAGCAACAGGTCGCAACAAGATTGTTTTGTTCGAAGGTGCTTACCATGGCAATTCTGATGGAGTATTAGCCATAAACCAGACGAATGAGGGAAATTCTCAGGTGGTGTCCATTGCTCCAGGTATCACACCAAATAGTGTGAAGGATGTCTTAATTTTAGAATACGACAATCCTCGATCTCTTGAAGTTATGGAGGCTCATAAGCATGAACTGGCTGCCGTTCTAGTTGAGCCTGTGCAGAGCCAACGCAGTGACCGACTGGATTTACAGCCTCAAGCATTTCTTCAACAGCTGAGAAAATTAACCCAAGAATCGGAAATAGCTTTAATCTTTGACGAAACAGTTTTTGGTTTTCGCATTCACCCAGGCGGAACTCAGGCATGGTTTAATATCGAAGCTGACCTAGCAATTTACGGAAAGCCTGTTGGTGGCGGTATGCCGATTGGTATTGTTGCTGGTAAGGCTATTTACATGGATAGAATCGATGGTGGGGTATGGAATTATGGAGATATGTCCTACCCTCAAGCAAAGAAGACGGTGTTTGGTAGCACCTACAGTTGTCATCCCCTCTCAATGGCTGCTGCCTTATCTGTGCTCAAGCATCTCCAGGCTAAGGGACCTACTCTACAACAGAAATTGAATCAACGTACTTCAGAATTTGTCAAAACGGTTAATGATTACTTTACGACAGAAAAATTGCCCTTTCAGTTTAAATACTTTGGCTCACGTTTTGGCATCACCTTGATGGGGGGACTCTCTGTTTCTAAAAATCCTGCTATTTTAGTAGGTATGGCATTAATTCGCTATCACCTGTTCGACAGGGGAGTGTATCTTAGAGGGAATTGTGGTTCTTTATCTACAGCTCACACGACCCAAGATTTTGATTATGTCCTCCAAGCTATTGGAGATAGTGTAAGTTCGCTAAGAGAGGGCAATTTCTTGCCTGGATAA
- a CDS encoding ABC transporter substrate-binding protein, translating into MNNRHQYSNPWQLFVQSIQTRSLHPAQRSLSRRFFLLMGASTLITSACTRAGLLDNQSGNSASETVKGVKHAFGETEVPANPTQIIVWGYAIIDAVIAHEAQPIGVPNGAVDRMSYFSLDKEAVAEIGDPGQPNLEKIAALQPDLILTRKNRVRDAAYPLLAQIAPTIVFDIENNAEWRELTRLCGEALGKPLTTAKLSAAYETKLQEVRTQFSQKGEPPQVSVVYVSPESIGAMGTETFAGSVLAYAGLSRPPSQAQAQGPRNLSLESLDLLDGDVIFLMKPQTDTDAAVEIRTEIDRIQAHPLWSQLKAVQMNQVYEVGPHWAVGSYIAANLILDDLLKYLAN; encoded by the coding sequence ATGAACAATCGCCATCAGTATTCGAACCCATGGCAACTATTTGTTCAGTCTATCCAAACGCGATCGCTTCACCCGGCTCAGCGATCTCTGAGCCGTCGGTTTTTCTTGCTGATGGGGGCTTCTACACTCATTACCTCTGCTTGCACAAGGGCAGGGCTACTGGACAATCAATCTGGTAATTCTGCGTCTGAAACCGTAAAAGGAGTCAAGCATGCCTTTGGCGAAACCGAAGTGCCCGCGAATCCAACCCAGATTATCGTGTGGGGATACGCCATAATCGACGCAGTGATAGCTCATGAAGCGCAACCGATTGGGGTGCCGAATGGTGCCGTTGATCGGATGTCTTATTTCTCTTTGGATAAAGAGGCCGTTGCTGAAATTGGTGACCCAGGTCAGCCCAATCTGGAGAAGATTGCAGCCCTTCAGCCAGACCTCATCCTCACGCGCAAAAATAGAGTCCGTGATGCTGCTTATCCTCTCTTAGCGCAGATTGCTCCAACGATAGTGTTTGATATTGAGAATAATGCTGAGTGGAGAGAATTGACTCGTCTCTGTGGAGAAGCCTTGGGCAAACCATTGACAACTGCAAAGCTATCAGCCGCCTATGAGACGAAGCTTCAGGAGGTTAGAACTCAATTTTCTCAAAAAGGCGAACCACCCCAGGTCTCTGTCGTATATGTCTCTCCAGAAAGTATTGGCGCGATGGGAACAGAGACTTTCGCAGGTAGCGTATTAGCATATGCAGGACTATCCCGTCCACCCAGCCAAGCCCAAGCGCAAGGCCCCAGAAATCTTTCCCTAGAATCGCTCGACCTGCTCGATGGGGATGTCATCTTTCTGATGAAGCCACAGACCGACACTGATGCTGCAGTAGAAATACGCACGGAAATCGATCGCATTCAAGCGCATCCCCTATGGTCTCAGCTCAAGGCCGTGCAGATGAATCAAGTGTATGAGGTTGGTCCCCATTGGGCGGTTGGTAGCTATATTGCAGCTAATCTCATCCTGGATGATTTGTTGAAATATCTGGCCAATTAA